In the Candidatus Chromulinivoraceae bacterium genome, AACGGCCAAGACAAAACTGCGCCTGTTGGAAACTGTAAACAACCTTTTGAAGTAACTGTTACTCCAGAAGAATGTAAACCAGGTATCCCTGTAAACGACGACCGTTGTAAAGAGACTCCTGAGTGTAAGCCAGGTATCCCAATGAATGACAGCCGTTGTAGCGAAACTTGTGTTTCAACTTCAACAAGCACTAACACCTGTGAAACGACTCCTGCGGAGCTTCCACACACCGGTGCAAGCGATGGCTTTATTGCCCTCGTTGGCGCAGGTTCATTGATTGCATCGATTGGTTACTACATTGCTAGCCGCCGTGCAATAACACGCTAGAGACTGACCGCTCACCCTTATACTGAAGCATCAGCCTCAGATAGAACTACCCCCGTTTCACACGGGGGTAGTTTTTGATATACTTATTATATCTATGGCAAAGCAGAAGAAAAAACGCAACAAAGTATACACCGGACAAGATGCCGCTCAGGCTCGTCCAGTTGTCACTAAACTAACTGCGGCTAACCGCAATAAATTACAGCAATGGTGGTTTGAGAAAAAAGCAATCGCAAAGCCAGTACTTATCGGCGTAGCAGTCGCGATTGTTGTTATTTGGCTACTACTTGAGCTAATCCGCGTTATCGGTGGGGGCGCTTAGTTTCTTAATTGGTAGCCTAAATCCAAAAGTACTACCCACATCTTCTACAGATTCAAAGACAATCGTACCTCCATGTGCGACGACAACCTTCTTGGCCAAGAATAAACCTACGCCTGTGCCATCTGGTCGCTGCTTACGAGCGTTGGTTGCACGGAAAAACTTAGAGAACAAATGTGCCTGTTCTGTTTTAGGTACTCCAATACCTGTGTCTTTCACTCGCAGCACTGCGTCACCTTCCTCGATCGTCAGCTCAACGTGAATGACCGTATGCTCATGCGAATAATAAATAGCGTTGTCGATAAAGTTCATAATCACTTGGCGAATTTTGCTCTCGTCAATATATAAAATCGGGAAGACTGAGGGTGCTCTATATTGGAGCTTGAGATCATGCGCGTTTGCAGTGGTCTGAAGGCTATCCACCTCTTGCATCGTTACTTTCGCGAGATCAATCGGTTTAGATTCAAGTACAAATTTACCCGTTTGCAGACGCGAAACATTCAGAAAGTCATTGATGAGATGTACCATGCGCTCACTGCTTGTAAAAGCCTCACCTAAGAGCTGACGTTGAACGCCCGTAATCTTACCCGCATCACCCTCAAGTACCATGCTTATATATCCCTTAACACTCGTTAGTGGCGTGCGCAGTTGGTGAGAAGCCATACTAACAAACTCATCCTTTGCCGCATCAAGACGCTGAAGTTGTTCGTTACTCGTACGAAGTTCTTTGGTTGCATCTTCGATTCTCTTACGGAGCGTCGCGTTAAAGACCTGGATCTGCTCAAAACGAAGGGTGTTCTGAACTGCGACAGCCAATTCGTCACCTGCTATACGAATCAGATCAATATCTCGTTGAGAATATGCACTTCCAGTCGTTTTATATCCAAATATACAATACCCAACCACCTCACTTTTAGTCTCAAGGCGAATGATAACTGAAATGCCCGCTTCCTGCACCTCACGGTGGAAATGATTTGAGGGTGCTTGAACCGTATCCATACTTACGACGTCCGTGACATGTTGTTGCAGTTGTTGAGGTGTGACTTCAGCTAAAAGAGGGGCGCTTCGTCCAACGCTGATATGCCTACCTTTCTCATCATCGGCAGCTTCATCAATAAGAATAAGAGTGATAAAATCTGATTTCAGTGCTTTTTTCAGAATATTCAAAGAAGCAGTCGCGAGCGGCTTCGTTTCAGTCGAATGTACCAACACTGTTGCTAAAGCATCTAGAATATTTTTAGTGTCATAGTCATCTTGGTAGAAAATAGCCCGTGTAATATGATTGAAAAAACGCCTAAGAGGCTCAACAAACAAGACAAGAAAGCCGACTACTGCAGTAGATACAAGAATTTGTGCAATACTCGGCTGCACACCAATAATAAAGAAAGAAAGCCCTGCGCCCAGAAAACCATAAAGAGTACCCGCAACGAGAAGTAAAAGAATATAGGCAATAAAGCGAGCAATTATCAAGCGGATATCAAATAGTTGATGTCGCACTATTCCATAAGCAAAACTTGTAGTAAAGACCAACCCTACAAGTGGAGACAAAAATATGTAAGAGGTGTTATGGAACAAGATGATAACAATAAAGTTTAGAAACGCCAAAAGAGAGAATGTCGTCATCACACCGATGATGGCATATCTGACCTGTTCCCTCATGTGACCTTTCAGGATATGAAATTTACGAAAGAGGATGTAGATGCTTCCCCCTAATGTCCCAAAAATAAATGGCATGAACAGGATCATTCCAGGTCCAGGTACGGGATTGACTGACGAACCAGAAATTTCAAGGTGTGTAAATACAAATGGGCTAACAGCAGCAGCCGCAACAATACATCCAACAACAATAGTGACTATAGATAGCTTCTTTTTATACGGATTGCCTTGAGGAAAGACATTCGTGAGCAGCAGCATCGCCATGGACATGATTGCCGCGCAAGCTATTGCCAAACGAATCCAAGTGAGCTGATCGAAAAAGATAGGATGCGTTGATATATAATTCGTTGACAGCCATAAAACAAGAGATAGTGCGAGAAAGCCAAAAAGTCGATTGACTCGCCCTCCTGGATTTTTTGCAACGACAACAAAGGCTAGTCCGAAGTTGGCAAGAACAGATAGCGACAAGATAATAAGCTCAAGCATTACACTTATAATACTACGATGTTATAGTAAAACTATAAAGAAGGTTGTTATGAAACAAGAATTATCGCCATCCATTAGAGAACTACTTGAGTATGCCCGGCTTGCACCATCGGTTCATAATGCTCAACCCTGGCGTTTCATCGTTCGAGACGACACTGTTTCTTTAGCTATCGCACCCAGCCGTGCACTGGACTCCGCAGACCCGACGGGCCGCGAATCATGGATCAGTTTTGGCATTTGTCTTGAAGCTATGCTTCAGGCCGCAAAAGGACTTGGCATGGAAGCGAAGGTTATAGAGATTCAGGAAGAAACCCTAGATAATGTTATAGCCACTGTTCAAATCACCCCTGATAGCTTCGAAAAACAGCCAGCCATCCTAAATGCGCTTCAAAATCGACAGACCTACCGTGAAAAGATGATACCCACAGAAATTCCTAAAACGCTCCTAGAAAACTGTCAACAAGCCGTCAAGGACCTAGAGGGCGTCGACGTGTTCCTGATGCAAGATAAGACATCAATCCAGCATGTAGGCAACTTTACATTCAAGGCTATGTCGCTAGCTCTTGGCAGCCCTGATTTTCGCCGTGAGCTGTACCATTTCGTTCATTACAACTGGTCTCCGTCACGCATAGGTATGCACGGCTACACTCTTGGCGAAGGTATGCTCGGATCTGTATTTGGCAAACTATCAATTAGACTCGGGCTTGGCCTTTCGCTCAAAGCGCACCACGATCAGCAGAGAATCAACGATGCATCGGCACTCGTATTTATCGGCACTAGCGGCGATGTGCCTAGTTTTTGGCTACGTGCCGGCCAGGCTTATTTGCGCGTCGCGCTACAAATTACCCAAAGTGGCCTCGCACAAGGAACATTAGCTGCACCCATTGAAGCTGCTAGCTTTCACGAAGATATCGAAGCGATGCTTCATACATCCATGCGACTACAGACCATGCTTCGTATTGGCAAAGCAACCCATTCTGTACGTTCGTCCCCTCGGCTCGAAGTAGATGAGCTTACATTGCCTTAAGAGCGCGTTTGAGCTGCTGGGTGTGTTTTCTGTGTTCACGGCGATATCTCAACGTCACGAGATCAGGACGCAAATGTTTATCGAGTGATATAAGCGTTCTCCCACTACGCAACTTCTCCTCTGTCGCGATTTGTCGAATTGCATAGGCCACTACCACGCCAGACATCATCGCCGTCGGGCCAAGCTGCGGCTGTGTTACTAGCTTTGTACCAACCTTCAAGAGTGATTGCTGCATCCGAAGCGGCGTGTTGTGTGGTCCAATAATTGATGTTGCATATTTAAGCCATTCGCGTTTACTTACTTCTTTCGTAAGTAGCTCCTCGACATTTGGGACAAGCCCGTGGAAAAGTGGGAGTATACGGTCTAAATCGAACCGTTCTACGTCAAGCATGACATCGTCACCAAGATCAGTTGCCATAATAACAGGTAAACCACGCTTACGAGCCTCAATTCTTAATAATATTTTTATTTTAAGATCGTCAATCTCGTCAACAACAGCACGAAGTGGCCATGGTTGTTCAAAAAAGTCTGCGACATTTTTTTCGGTAATGTTTTGATCGGACCGTTCAATTTCCATATATGGATTCATCTCGTACAGCTTGCGTGCAATTACCAGGGATTTTGAGCTGCCAACATCATAAACACCCGTTGTAATGCGATTAAGATTTGAAGCACTAATGACCGCACCGTCAACAAGCTTTATTTTTTGTGAACCGCCCGAAATAGCGAGTGATTGTGCAACATTACTACCTACGCTCATACCAGCGCAACCAACAGTAAAGTTTGCGTACTCGTGCTGCTCTTGTTCATTGATAAGATCTTTGTTTCGGATAGTACGCGATTCCAAAAACAGTTCTTTTTCAAGGATATGAACAAGATCACCATTCCATGGATAATACACCCATGACCCAAGTTGCCATGATTGTCGGCCGTCAAAATGCTTTTCCAGATACTCCTTGAGTGATTCGCGTTTCACCTCAAGACTTGACTGGTATAATTGCGGCTGCCTGCTTACTATCAGTTCAGCGTATTGCTCGTCGTAGTTGTCAATAATCTGGCGAATATCATAGCTTTCCAAGAGTGCATCAAGTCTTTTAGCGGCGTCTGTCGTACGCATTTCGACAACAACAGGCTGCCAACTTTCGCCATCGTGACGTGCCTTTTTAGAAAGTCTCTTAAGCTGATCAGGCCACTCTTGAGAGTGGTCAGCTTCCGTCAATCTACCTTGTCCCATTTGCTTATTCCTCCCTCTTCACCCATCTATGTTTTCCAGCCTGAGAGAAATATTCTGAATCACCAAATCTAATCAAATGTACGCGGGGTAATGCTTTAATACCAATAGCTGTATAGAGTTTATGAAACTCGGCATTAAGCTTCATGAGTTTTTGGAAGATCACTTCCTCGATAAGCCCTTGATGCTGTTTTTTAAAGACAAAGTCACGCGCCAATTCAACATTGATTTCAAAGTATTGGTCCATATCTGAATAGTTCTGAGTTGCCATCGTAAAGCGCCCTGTAACCCAACGCTGAACACGTCGATCGATAAGCGCCGCTTTAATATTCTCGGGATAAATATTGACTGCGTAGATCGTGGCAGAAAATCCTTTACGACCCTTTAGGTAGAGAAATGGCTGATGACGCCACTTGTTAGTGTCCACATCACGCTGGCTGGCAAGCATCATAAAGCGGTCTTTGATAGGCGCAACGGCCTGTTCAAACGACAGAATCCCGCCAAAGTCCTTAATGTTATACCGAATAAAAGGAATTCCCGACATGGCCGTAAAGACAAGTTCACCGTTCACTTCTTCAAAATGACGACGCTGGGGATCATACTGGATGATCGAAGGCGTCATACTTGTACCAAAAAACTCTGATCGGACCTTAGGCCGTTGGTTATAGATTCGCCTCATCAAAATAGACGCAGGGGTTTCATATCCAAGCATGCCTGCATCCGCGCTCCCGTATACATTGATCGCATCGTGATATGGATTAGTCGAGTGCACCAACCTGAGCACGTAGTCACGCCACTCCTCGCTGAACGCCTCACCAGCAGTCATAAGGCGTGTCTTCATATCTTTCCATTTAACACCAGCACGCGTGCCTTCATCGATAATATCTTTGATGAACGGTGGATAGCCAACCAGCAAGACTTGCTCATAGGACGGAGCGAGATGTCTAATTGCGTTGATTGCTTCGGTCTTATCTAGACCGGGTGTAATGATATTTACAGGGTTACCTTTATCCGCATATGTCAGAGTAGAGGCCGTCGTAAATGATCCCGCAATCCATGCCCCCATAGAAAAACAGTTGACAACAAGTGTACTCGTTTGGTTCATTTGAAAAATATTGTTGTAAATTGGAGTGTGCATTTCCGCACCCTCAAGATCTTGAGTAAGTCCTCTCGGCCAGTAAAACGGCTCACCTGTTGAGCCTGAGCTTACGGAAATAATACGATTGGTGAATAGATTTCCGTCCAAACATAGATCAGCAAGTGGATACTGCGTGATGTAATTCTCTTTGTCGATGAGTGGAACATATTTCGTGAAGTCATGGTAGGTACGTATTTTCTTTTCCTGGATATGTTCTTTTTCTAGGAAATTTTTATACGCCGGTACTCGCCGCGCAACTGTATGAAACAGGTCAAGGGCTCTTTTTTCACCACTCGGATCTCCTCGATTTAAAGACCAGCGCTGATTGCCCATAGG is a window encoding:
- a CDS encoding ThiF family adenylyltransferase codes for the protein MGQGRLTEADHSQEWPDQLKRLSKKARHDGESWQPVVVEMRTTDAAKRLDALLESYDIRQIIDNYDEQYAELIVSRQPQLYQSSLEVKRESLKEYLEKHFDGRQSWQLGSWVYYPWNGDLVHILEKELFLESRTIRNKDLINEQEQHEYANFTVGCAGMSVGSNVAQSLAISGGSQKIKLVDGAVISASNLNRITTGVYDVGSSKSLVIARKLYEMNPYMEIERSDQNITEKNVADFFEQPWPLRAVVDEIDDLKIKILLRIEARKRGLPVIMATDLGDDVMLDVERFDLDRILPLFHGLVPNVEELLTKEVSKREWLKYATSIIGPHNTPLRMQQSLLKVGTKLVTQPQLGPTAMMSGVVVAYAIRQIATEEKLRSGRTLISLDKHLRPDLVTLRYRREHRKHTQQLKRALKAM
- a CDS encoding LPXTG cell wall anchor domain-containing protein gives rise to the protein NGQDKTAPVGNCKQPFEVTVTPEECKPGIPVNDDRCKETPECKPGIPMNDSRCSETCVSTSTSTNTCETTPAELPHTGASDGFIALVGAGSLIASIGYYIASRRAITR
- a CDS encoding ATP-binding protein, translated to MLELIILSLSVLANFGLAFVVVAKNPGGRVNRLFGFLALSLVLWLSTNYISTHPIFFDQLTWIRLAIACAAIMSMAMLLLTNVFPQGNPYKKKLSIVTIVVGCIVAAAAVSPFVFTHLEISGSSVNPVPGPGMILFMPFIFGTLGGSIYILFRKFHILKGHMREQVRYAIIGVMTTFSLLAFLNFIVIILFHNTSYIFLSPLVGLVFTTSFAYGIVRHQLFDIRLIIARFIAYILLLLVAGTLYGFLGAGLSFFIIGVQPSIAQILVSTAVVGFLVLFVEPLRRFFNHITRAIFYQDDYDTKNILDALATVLVHSTETKPLATASLNILKKALKSDFITLILIDEAADDEKGRHISVGRSAPLLAEVTPQQLQQHVTDVVSMDTVQAPSNHFHREVQEAGISVIIRLETKSEVVGYCIFGYKTTGSAYSQRDIDLIRIAGDELAVAVQNTLRFEQIQVFNATLRKRIEDATKELRTSNEQLQRLDAAKDEFVSMASHQLRTPLTSVKGYISMVLEGDAGKITGVQRQLLGEAFTSSERMVHLINDFLNVSRLQTGKFVLESKPIDLAKVTMQEVDSLQTTANAHDLKLQYRAPSVFPILYIDESKIRQVIMNFIDNAIYYSHEHTVIHVELTIEEGDAVLRVKDTGIGVPKTEQAHLFSKFFRATNARKQRPDGTGVGLFLAKKVVVAHGGTIVFESVEDVGSTFGFRLPIKKLSAPTDNAD
- a CDS encoding nitroreductase family protein encodes the protein MARTDSDKIISSSITLIILRCYSKTIKKVVMKQELSPSIRELLEYARLAPSVHNAQPWRFIVRDDTVSLAIAPSRALDSADPTGRESWISFGICLEAMLQAAKGLGMEAKVIEIQEETLDNVIATVQITPDSFEKQPAILNALQNRQTYREKMIPTEIPKTLLENCQQAVKDLEGVDVFLMQDKTSIQHVGNFTFKAMSLALGSPDFRRELYHFVHYNWSPSRIGMHGYTLGEGMLGSVFGKLSIRLGLGLSLKAHHDQQRINDASALVFIGTSGDVPSFWLRAGQAYLRVALQITQSGLAQGTLAAPIEAASFHEDIEAMLHTSMRLQTMLRIGKATHSVRSSPRLEVDELTLP